aagttggaaaaaaattcaacaatttactagatcttgacgagttcttttaacttatgaccaaaatttgaattttttcttgaaagaaatacattattttatagtcctcgttttgcggaccggacaaatattatgggacgaagggagtataagTGTAATGTAAATATATCAAGGGATTGGGGGCGGATCGAGGGGGGAAATGATTCAAAGAGAATCAGACACGGACAGGCTTATTGGGGGGAAATGATTCAAAGAGAATCAGACACGGACAGGCTTATTCTTGAATTTTATTCGattcttgtttatttttaaacAATCTTCGCATCCACCCCAATGCCAAAAGAATTCTCCAATCCCTGATCCATTTGAGATGGTGAACAGATCGGACATAGACGGATCCAACGAAATGAGCATTAAAGCATTAAAAAACAGTCAAGAAGCAGGGGGCGTCAGATATTGACACGTGGCCCACTAATGAGATCGGATGCAAACCTATTTATATTCCACTCTTAAATCCAACTCAGAACTCgccccaccctctctctctctctctctctgtccacCCTCCCTCCGCCGTCCTCCTCTCTTtctcgctcctctctctctctagctacCCCTAACTCCACAACCCGACGCCCGCCCCAACCCCAGAATCACTCAACTCTTCGCCCCTCCCCTGGATTTACGCCCAAGAGAGACTGAGCTTCGGCCAATCGGGGACATGGCCAGTTCGATAACGAGCGCCGTCTACCTCCACGTCATCGAAGACGTCATCAACAAGGTCCGAGACGAGTTCGCACTCAGTGATGGGCCCGACGAGACTGTCCTCGAAATGCTTCAAAGAGTAATTTTTACATCTCCTTCATAGTTGCTTTCATGTACTTCCAATAGGGTTTCATTTGGATGTGAGTAAGATGAATTTCGGGTTCATTTGGTAATTTTTGCTAAATTGCGTGGTCGTTTTGATCTGATAAGTTTTAGGGTTTCTGATTTGTTGATTTGTTGGTGTAAATAGAAATGGGTGTCCAAAATGGTAGAAGCTGGTGCTGTATTGGGTCCGATCGAGAGGTCCTCAACAACGAAGCAGACTCCAGGAGGCTCTGTCGCGCCGGTTCATGATCTTAATATGCCGTATGAAGGGACCGAGTACGAAACTCCCACAGCCGATATGCTCTTTCCCCCAGTAAGTTTCGATGACGGGGTTTGTTGTGAAATTGGTTCTATTCTTGGTTTAGCTAATCTGAGTCATCTTACTAGGATAAGAAAGCTGTTTCGCTTGATTGTATCATTATATGCTTCGGAAGCCTACTTGCTCACCGAGTATTTACTTGTATGAACTTAGTTTGTTTGTGTAATTTCGCGCTTAACTTTTACTTTGGGATATTACTTGCAGACGCCATTGCAGACTCCTTTTCAAACTCCGTTACCCGGAACAGCCCAAACACCTCTACCCGGAACTGCCCAAACACCTCTACCGGGTACTGCAGACAACTCAATGTATAATTTTCCTGCCGATGGCACTCCCAATGACTATTCTTCAGTACATGATTCTGGAGGTGTATCTGAGACGAAAGATGGGATGCCTAGCCCATACATGGTAATTCTCAGTAATATTTGTCAGTAGTGGAAGTTTTTTGTTCAGTAATGATTATACCCACATTAGTTGTTACTACTTGTTAGTACTGATGGTACTCTTTCGTTCTGATTGTGGCTTAAGTAGCAAGTATGAGTTGTACTTGTGGGCATAATTATTGGGCTGGATTATAGTTTCTTGCATTGTGCAGCAACCGCCCTCTGCTTGGATGAACCAAAGGACTCCTCTAAGTGTTGATGTTAATGTTGGttggtattttggtaattttgtgcCCAATTTCTTAGTGTCGATGTTAATGTTTGTGCACTAATTGCTTTCATCTTTTTGTAGCTTATGTGGAAGGGCGGGAAGACTTGGACAGGGGAACATCTCAACAACCAATGATGCAGGTGATTGTTATCTATTTCTGGTATTGTGATTTGTGAAATCATGATTGGGTTTATGGTTTGGGGACTTATCCCCCCTCAAAAGTTTGTGGCCTTTTTCTCacattactaatttttttaccaaaacactccaaaacAGCATCTGTTgtaatttctcttttttggcTAACACTTGGAACTGTTACAATCACACACGTAAACCCCTCTCCGGGCCAAAACGAAGTACAAAGGggcaaaatcatttcaatcGTACAATTGTAAAGGCAAACACGATAAACGTAATCAGTAAGGCTTAGTACACTTATCGTGAGAGGAAGAAAGGTGCTATGCTGATGTACCACCAAAAGAAGTTGTCCCTTGGGCACAAACCCTGACAGATAAGAGAGTGATAAATTCCAATAACTCTAGAGCGAAAAGAGTTGTTACGAGTTGTGAGCTATGTTTCTTGGGCTGTGCAGTCCCCTTATAAAGCAAAAGATTGAATATGTACCTAAAAGTACAGAAAATGCAAAATGTCACATTTAATGTCTATGACATATTACAGAAGGCAAGTAAATAAGGGGGAAGGATAATATCTGAGTACAATATTGAAGGCAGGACCAGAGGAAGACTTCCACAATAACCAAATAATTAGATGGGAGCGATTCATC
The sequence above is a segment of the Rhododendron vialii isolate Sample 1 chromosome 13a, ASM3025357v1 genome. Coding sequences within it:
- the LOC131314685 gene encoding transcription initiation factor IIA large subunit-like isoform X1 — encoded protein: MASSITSAVYLHVIEDVINKVRDEFALSDGPDETVLEMLQRKWVSKMVEAGAVLGPIERSSTTKQTPGGSVAPVHDLNMPYEGTEYETPTADMLFPPTPLQTPFQTPLPGTAQTPLPGTAQTPLPGTADNSMYNFPADGTPNDYSSVHDSGGVSETKDGMPSPYMQPPSAWMNQRTPLSVDVNVAYVEGREDLDRGTSQQPMMQDFFMSAGKRKRDEFASRHQNGGYIPQRDGAGDAWSDHFQVNQGANTESNIITAANRVVITQGARLSSRIPQSDGPIPDPYDDALSTPNIYNYQGVVNEDYNIVNTPAPNDQAGTPAFVMKNDVGDDDDDEPLNEDDDDDELDDLDQGEELNTQHLVLAQFDKVTRTKSRWKCTLKDGIMHINNDDTLFNKANGEFDF
- the LOC131314685 gene encoding transcription initiation factor IIA large subunit-like isoform X2, which produces MASSITSAVYLHVIEDVINKVRDEFALSDGPDETVLEMLQRKWVSKMVEAGAVLGPIERSSTTKQTPGGSVAPVHDLNMPYEGTEYETPTADMLFPPTPFQTPLPGTAQTPLPGTAQTPLPGTADNSMYNFPADGTPNDYSSVHDSGGVSETKDGMPSPYMQPPSAWMNQRTPLSVDVNVAYVEGREDLDRGTSQQPMMQDFFMSAGKRKRDEFASRHQNGGYIPQRDGAGDAWSDHFQVNQGANTESNIITAANRVVITQGARLSSRIPQSDGPIPDPYDDALSTPNIYNYQGVVNEDYNIVNTPAPNDQAGTPAFVMKNDVGDDDDDEPLNEDDDDDELDDLDQGEELNTQHLVLAQFDKVTRTKSRWKCTLKDGIMHINNDDTLFNKANGEFDF